TTGAATCTGCCAGGCTTTGCCGACGATATGGAGAGTGGTTTCAGTCCGGTAGCTTTTCATGTTCTGAAATCTCCTTATAACAGAAGTTTTGATATACTACCCCCAGCATATGTTCCAAGTGGACAAGTTAGACTAATGTTGGAGATAATTAATAATGAAAGAAAGATAGAAGACGAAGGAGGAAACATGCCTGATGAACGACCAAACGAACGAACAAGTGAACAATCCAACAAGCCATGCACTTCGCAAGCCTTATTCCAATCCTGCGCTGGAGGAAAAGACCGTATCCACACAGCCTATCTTTGAAGGAAAGGTCATTACGGTACAGGTAGACACGGTAGAGCTTCCCGACGGCTCAACTGGAAAGCGTGAAATCGTCAAGCATCCAGGTGCAGTGGCAATTTTGGCTCTGCACGAGGGGAAAATGTTGGTGGTGGACCAGTACAGACAAGCTATGGGGCGCTGTGAGGTTGAAATCCCCGCAGGCAAGCTGGAGCGAGGTGAAGACCCGATGGAAGCAGCGGGACGTGAATTGAGAGAAGAAACAGGCTATACAGCCAAATCGTTGAAGCTGCTTCACTCTTTTTATACTTCTCCTGGCTTTGCGGATGAAATCATACATTTGTATGTGGCCGAAGAACTGGAGCGAGGTGAGATGGAACCAGATGAGGATGAATTTCTGGAGCTATTTGAGGTGACGCTGGAAGAAGCACACACACTTATTCGTGAAGGGCGCATTAGTGATGCCAAAACGATTCTGGCCGTCTATGCGTGGCAACTTCGCCAACAAACAGGGAGCTTCTAAGCGGATGGACACCAACATAATAGAACTTAACAACTACTTTGCAGACCTGCATATTCATATTGGCAGAACGGAGAAAGGAGCTCCAGTCAAAATTAGTGGTAGCCGTGACCTAACGTTTGCCAATATAGCCAAGGAAGCCTCCGGTCGCAAAGGGATTGGGCTCATTGGGATTATTGACTGCCATGCGCCTAATGTACAGGAGGATATTCGTCGATATTTGCATACAGGTGAAATGGAAGAAATCAGCGGTGGTGGTATCGCATACAGGGATACAGTGATTCTACTTGGCACGGAGCTGGAAATACGGGCTGAAGGTCGTCCCGAAGCACATGTACTGGCCTATTTTCCTGATCTGGCGGCGATGGAGGATTTTACCCAATGGCTGACGAAGCATATGAAAAATGTCAATCTCAGCTCACAACGGATCTACGCACCGCCACGTGAGTTGCAGCAGCAAATTTACGGACGTGGAGGCATTATGGTGCCTGCGCACGTGTTCACTCCGCATAAGGGCATTTATGGCAGTTCTGCAGCCCGTATGGAGGAAATGCTGGATATGGAGTTCATTAGTGGGGTGGAACTGGGGCTGAGCGCAGATTCATCTATGGCAGGCTTGATTTCAGAACTGGATCGCTTCAGCTTCCTCACGAATTCAGATGCCCATTCACTTGGGAAAATTGGACGAGAATACAACAAATTATCATTGGCGAAGCCGAGTTTCGATGAATTCAGGATGGCTTTGGAGAGGCGTGAAGGACGACGAGTGTGTGCCAACTACGGTTTGAATCCCAAACTTGGAAAATACCATCGCTCTTACTGTCAGAGCTGCGGTACGATTATTGATGAGCAACAGATGGCGGACGAACGCTGCCCTAACTGTGGCCATACCAAGCTGGTGCGGGGTGTGCTTGATCGAATCTGGAGCATCGCCGACCGTGAACAGCCCGTAATTCCCTCCCACCGTCCTCCGTACATTTACCAGATTCCGCTGGAATTTATTCCAGGCTTGGGTAAAGCCAAGCTGAACCAGCTGTTAGCAGCCTTCGGAACAGAAATGAATATTTTACATGAGGTTACGCAGGAGGAACTGTCAGGGGTCGTCGGTAAAGTGTTGGCAGAGCAGATTGTGCTTTCACGCGAAGGACGCCTGGCGCTTGTATCCGGTGGTGGTGGAACATACGGAAAAATAGCAAAATCCTAGTAAAGTGTCCTAGTCAAGTCTTGTCTCCGTAAAAGGCATATCAGCGTCTGCTTGTTCATAACCATAAAATATCTCTGCCGTTGGCTTGGCGCATCATTCGTGATGTTAGATTTGCAGCGGAAGCTGCCCCATTCTAGCCATCAGCCGTCGGATTACGGTTGTTTTTTGGACAAACAAGCAGATGAAAGGGGCAGGACTCGATGCAATGGTTTCGTCATACGTTAAAGGACCAGACGTCATATTACGTTTTCTTGGCTGTGCTGTTTCTTGTAGGAGTTGTTTTTGGCGCACTCATGGTAAATGCACTCTCCCTAGAACAGTTACAGGATTTGTCCCGTTACCTGAAGGATTTTTTTGTGACGGTCAACCAAAACAAGCAGGGCTTTGCTGATTCGCAGGCGGCCTCAACCTTTTGGGACAGCGTATCTCTACATCTTAAATGGGTGGGCCTCATTTGGGTATGCGGGCTTTCGGTCATTGGACTCCCAGGTATTCTTGTGCTGAATTTTCTCAAGGGTGTGCTGATCGGATTTTCTGTAGGTTATATGGTAGGGCAATATTCGTGGAAAGGACTATTATTTTCATTGGTTTCCGTTGCCCCACATAACCTGCTCGTGATTCCGATACTGCTCGTCTGTAGTGTGGCTGCGATGACTTTTTCCATCCATATGATCAAAACCAAAATACTTGCTACTCGGCCATCAGACGGGATGTTGCGTCCGTTGCTTTCTTACGCAGGATTGACTGCTGTGATGATGGTGCTGCTTATCGGCAGCGCGTCCTTTGAAACTTGGGTCACCCCGGTTATGATGCAATGGGTCACTCCTATGCTGACGGCTTCCGTGACATCTTGATCTCATTTCAAAATGTTTGACTTTATTTGTATAGACCCCCTATAATAATAGGAGTGAAAAAAAGTGCAGTAGGCAGTAGCTTTGCAGGGGGAGGGAGACACATGGAAGCACGGATCGAAAAAATTAAGCAGCAGCTGCAATCCCAGGGCTACAAACTAACGCCTCAGCGGGAAGCCACCGTCAGAGTTTTACTTGAGAACGAAGATGATCATCTGAGTGCGGAAGATGTATTTATGCTCGTCAAAGAGAAAGCTCCCGAAATCGGTCTGGCAACCGTATACCGTACCCTAGAACTGCTAAGTGAACTGCATGTCGTGGAGAAAATTAATTTTGGCGATGGCGTTGCGCGGTATGATTTGCGCGGCGATACAACCAAACATCACCACCACCATTTGATATGTGTGCAGTGCGGCAGTGTAGATGAAATACTGGAAGATTGGCTTGGACCGTTAGAGGAGCGTTTGGAACGGGAATATAATTTTACTGTAGTGGACCATCGTTTGGACTTCCACGGTATTTGTTATCGTTGTAAGGCGAAGAACGATACGACCGCCCAAAAATCCTTGGGTAAAACCAAGAAAAACAAATCACAGGATTAATAAGCTGACTACCCAAGCTCTCACCGACGAAGACGCGTTCGGGAGAGCTTTTTTGGTTCGGAATTTGCTGTATGGGATCATGTGGTATAAAACAGAATAGCTTGTCATACCCTTCCATAGAGAGCCCTAAATAGGGACTACATTTTGGGAAAAGGCGGCTGATCCACATGGTACTATCATTGCGGAGAGGACTACAATGGCTGCGCTTGCTGATCTTGTTCGGGGTGTTGGCATGTATGTTCTTTTATAGCCTCAGGCTGTTTACAGATTGGATATCACCTGTAGATCATTACCGAATACCGGAAGGACATGCAGTTAAGGTATTTGGCGGACAAACAGTGAATGATGGGTCCGAGCAACGAGTAGCGGTGTTGGAACGTTTACGTTTCTTTTATTGGTATGGTGAGTAGTTTATGTAATCATCTTAATGAGATGATGATATGAAGTCGCACACGAAGAAGCAGGCGCAACAACGGAATCGCTGTATGCAGGACAAGGAGAGTTTTGGAACTCATGAAAATGTATATTCAACCTTTCGTTCAATATATGGAAGAGGAAAAGGGTTTGTCACGCAGCACATTGGAAGCGTATCAACGGGACGTACAGCAGTTTACTGAGTTTGCAGAAAGCTGTGGTCTTGAGCAGCCGGATAATGTACAGCGGTCACATCTAGTGCTGTATTTGGGGCGTCTGAAGGAACAGGGAAAAGCCGCGGCGACAATTTCACGTAGCGTCGCCTCTATACGCTCCTTTTTTCATTTTCTCATTCGGGAGGGAATCGCGATCCATGATCCTTCCGTTCTGGTGGAACTGCCCAAAGCCGCTAAAAAGAAGCCCTCGGTGTTAACGCAGGATGAAATAGAGCGTTTACTGGCAGCGCCGGATGTGAGTGCCCCGCAAGGGGGACGAGATAAAGCCATGCTAGAGTTGCTGTACGCGACGGGCATCCGCGTATCAGAGCTGATTGCCCTGAACGTCTGTGATGTGCGCATCGATTTGCGCTTTGTGCACTGTGGCGGCGAGGCGGGCAAGGAGCGCGTTGTACCGATCAGTCGTGAGGCATCACAGTGGGCACAAGCCTACTTGGACGAGCAGCGTCCAGCGTTGCTGCGACCCGGGCAGGGTGAAGAGGCTCTAGCAGAGCAGGAGGCCTTGTTCTTGAATGTATCGGGTCAGCGGCTCAGTAGACAGGGCTTTTGGAAAATAATTAAGAAGTACGCTCAGGAAGCAGGCATAAGCAAGGATATCACGCCCCATACGCTGCGGCACTCCTTTGCGGTACATATGCTGGAGGGCGGAGCGGACTTACGCTCTGTACAGGAAATGCTGGGTCATGCTGATCTGTCAACGACGCAGGTATATGCGCAGACAGCTAGACGGAACATGAAGGAAGTATATGAAATGCATCACCCGCACGGCGGTAACCGCACTTCTCATGAAAGCAATGATTAAACGTAACGTCGCTTTGCTGTCATAGAAAATGTGATAATGACTATAACTTTACGATTGTACAAGTCAGGAGAGATATGAATGTCAACAGCCAACCAAGCTACAATTCAGGAAGCAGCAGACTATATCCGTGCTAAGAGCGGAATAAGCCCAGAGATTGGTCTTATTCTGGGATCGGGCCTCGGTATTTTGGCCGATTTGATTCAAGATGGAGTTAGTATTCCTTATCAGGATATTCCCCATTTTCCCGTATCAACGGTAGAAGGCCACGAGGGGGAGTTACTGTTAGGCACAATTGAAGGTCGCGCCGTTGTCATGATGAAGGGGCGCTTTCATATGTATGAGGGCTATGGTCCACAGCTGACAGCTTTCCCTGTTCGGGTAATGAAGCAGTTGGGGATTCAAAGCCTGCTGGTGACGAATGCCGCAGGTGGTGTAAATACTTCCTACAAAGCAGGCGATCTGATGGTCATCTCGGATCATCTGAATTTGACCGGACAAAATCCGTTGATTGGCCCGAACGATGCTGCTCTGGGTGTTCGTTTCCCAGATATGTCGGAGGCGTACAGCCGCCGCTTACGTGAAATTGCCAAACAAACGGCTACCCAACAAGGCTTCAGCCTGCAGGAAGGTGTATATGCCGGATTGCTGGGACCCAACTATGAGACGCCTGCTGAAATCGTTATGCTGCGTACACTGGGAGCAGACGCAGTAGGGATGTCGACCGTGTCTGAAGTTATTGTAGCTCGTCATGCGGGGATTGAGGTACTAGGCTTCTCCTGTATCACCAATATGGCTGCAGGCATTCTCGACCAGCCTTTGTCTCATGGTGAAGTGATGGAGACGGCAGAGAAGGTACGTGAACAATTTTTGAAATTGGTACTGGCGATTATTCCACAAATGTAGATGGAGTATAATTTTCCATTCGAAACGGTGGGCATCTCCAAAGAACCCCATATCCGAGCGCCTTTTAATGGCGTGGGATACGGGGTTCTTTTTACATTCTGCGGTTGAACTGAGTATGATCGCCTAGTGAAGAGGGCGTGTGCTCCAAGTAGCTGTATTCGCTTTTTCTGCTACAGTTAGTCTATGTCGCTCTTGCACTTTGATCACAATGACCATGAAAATAATCCAGTAAATGGCTAATGAGTTTAGAAAACGGCTATCCGTTATATTGTTCAATACGATGAACAGGAAAAAAACGGCTGCCGTCAGCCATGTATACATATCTGTTTTGCCGATTCTGATTTTAAATAAGGTAGTTACGACGAGTATAACCGTTGCGAGTAGTCCTATAAGACCCACATCGATCCACAGATCTCGAAAGCCGCTATGGCTGCTTGTCAGATCAAAGCGGATGCCGTTCGCATAAATGCTGGGCCGGGCTGCCCAGAAGGAGCCATAACCATGTCCGAACCAGTAGTGGCTCTGAATAGCACCATCAATTCCTAGCCAGATTTCCGTTCTTCCGGTTAAGGTTGTTGTTTTTCCGAATTCCGAGGCAATCGCATCCCCATAAGTAAAGGTAAGTGCCAAACCCAAAAGAACAAGTAAGCAGGAACAGCTAAGAAAGAACCCCCGCAACGAGATGCTTCGAATTCTTTTGAATAACAATATAAACAAAATAAATACGAAGAGTGAAGATGTCAGTACCAATGAGGTAGTAGACTGGCATTTGATGAGCAATAAGGCATTGAGTAAGATGAAGCCAATATGTAAAGCTTTGCGTGTGCCCCTGAAAAAATATATGACATGTGAAACAAAACTTAACAGCGAGAGGGTTCCAAGTGTATTTTTATGACCGGAGATTCCCTTCCACAGTCCAGTATGTTCCACACCGCCATGAATGGCAAAGGAAGGAACGAGCACAACGGCGAGTAGATTGAGTATGCTCAGAATACTTAATGTAACGACTAAGAGGCGTATGCAGCCCTGTGCTGTATAATGGGTCACCAGATAGAGTCCAAAGGTAGAGAAGGCAATAAATTTGAGAACCATTAGCACAGAAGAGGTCTGCTCTTGTTCAGCCCATATACAGGAGGCGGCGATGTACATCATGAGTAAAGTCAGCAAAGGATTATCAGCTAGGATCGCGATCAATGATTTGAGTGAAGGCAGAAGCATGATATAGCTAAACAACAAGATAAGCAGAGAAATCGTGATCACTCTGGGAGACAAACCCTGACAGGCAAAGGGAATCGAGAAAGCCAGTAAACCGGCTACTGTGAGTATGTGTTTCACGGTTTCACCGCCTAGATACGTTATGTATCTATAATATACAAAATGTATCTTCTTGTACAATCATAATAAAATATTTATTTTCATTTTTCGCGACCTAGAGCAAGCCTTATGTGCATATACTCAGTCCATGCTAAGAAAATGAAGAATTATTCGGTATAGTATGAAAGTATTTTCACGTTTTTAACAATGGGGGTGTTTGGGTGGCGGATTTTACAGACCGTTTAAAGTTGAATTTGAGTGGTACGGGCAAAGAGTTAACGCCTCAGCAATTAAATGACAATTTTAAAGCCATTGAAAAAGAATTCATGGAACGCAGTGTAAACGTAAGCTGGTTTGGAGCTGCTGGTGATGGTATTCAGGACGACACGGCAGCTTTGCAAGAATTGATTAACAAGACTCCCGATTACTCCATTCTTCACATCCCCAGTGGCCGATACAAAATAACATCTACCCTTCAGATTCGGAAGCAGGGTATGCGCATTTTTGGGATTCATAAGGGCAGATACCGACAGGGTAAGGGAGTTACTTCGATTGAATATTATGGTACGGGTCCTTGTTTCCAAATTGGAGACGAAAGTCTGCCATCGTTTAGTGGCTTTCAAAATGTGCAGTTCCATGACTTATCGATCCGGTACGAAGGGACCGACAGAGCCACCTTAAATAATCCGTTTTCGCAGTCAGTGAAGCGCGGGTATTATGGCAAAGGGACTATGGGCATTCAGGACTGGAAGGGCGGCGGCGTTGTCCTGGATAACGTGTTGATTGAGCATTTTGAAACGGCTTTTTGGGGCTATGAAAGTGATGTGAACTTATTTAAATGCACGGAGATAAATTACAATAAAATAGGGATTCACTTGCAGAACAGAAGTTCACAGTTTACAAGCATTGCGCTTTTTACGCTTGGGAACGATACGGCGCTGGATCTGAATAGTTCTAACGGGGCGAGATTCATGGCTAGTCAGCACATTAAGGATGGGAGCTCCAGTGATATTCCCATTTTAATAAATGATTTTATGAATGCAGAATTTTTAGGCTGCTGGTTCGAAGGACTAAGCAGAGAACACAAGATGACAGTACCTTCTTTTATTCAAATTGGTGCTACGAAAGAAACCAAAAATGTTGCCCTGCGCGACTCTATTTTGGCGATAGCAGACAAATACGATGACACCCAATCGGTGTGCAATTATTTTGTGGATGTGGTCATTGGTAAAAAAGTTTTGGTGGACGAGGTGGGCGGATATCCTCGTAATCTCAAACAGCTTATTTGTTTCTCTGGCAGCTCCTCCACACAACAGGTGACACTTCGCTCCCATTTGGATTTTAGCTATAGCAATCATCGTTATGACGAGAATCATGGGACAGGGCAAGCTTTGTTGCTCGTAGAAAAATATTCGAATAACGGTATAGAACATTTGAATGAAACCTTTGTCAAAGCCTATCTTGGTTCAAGGCAAAATATCCCTGCAGGTAGCTGGCAGAAAGTAAGGTTTAATCAAATCAATCATGATGAGTTGACCGAATTCGATGGTTCGAATAGCCGATGGCGAGCCAAGCGAGCTGGGAAATACAGAATACAAGTCTACATTTCGACCGATCCCCAAGTAGATGGTAACCGGACACGGCTGGCACTTCACTTGAATGATGAGCAGCTTACCGGAAGTTCTGCCTATGCTTATCTCGATGACAGGGTGATTGGCGGACTGAACTATGGTGCATTGAGTGGAGCAATGGAACTTAGACTCGAAGCGAATTCTTTTATTGATATACGGGTGTTTAGTCAAAATGCAGTGGATATTTTACCGGGTGGGGGTATTACATATCTTACCGTTAGCCGGATTTAGACGATTTTTATAGGTCATTTTTACAGACGATAGATGTTGTGTCGTATATATATCGGGAAATACGCACCATGCTGGCTCAGCTTGGTGCTATTTGATGTTTTTATTCATATGGAATATTTTTCTTTCATTCTGACGACAATGGTTAGCAGCACGCGAATAGACCGGAGAGATCAGTAAATGGGCTCCGGCTCTTTACGCCAATATGTTGAGGAGGGGACCGATTGTGAAGAAAAAAGTGGTGGCGTTCATCCTGGCTTGTCTGGTAGCCTTGACTGCCGTCCCTGTCGGCGGTTGGGCCGAAGAAAGCAGACCTGAAAGCAAAACCAAAGTAGGATCAGCAGCTGAGCTGGCTCCCGAGGCCCTTTCGGCGATCTTGATGGATGCAGATACAGGCACAGTCATCTATGAAAAAAACAGTCGTGAAAAGCTTCCTCCAGCAAGCATCACTAAGATCATGACGATGCTGCTAACAATGGAGGCCATTCATGATGGCAAGCTTAAGCTGACCGATAAAGTACGGGCCAGTGAGTATGCGTCTTCAATGGGAGGCTCGCAAATTTTCTTAGAGCCGGGAGAAGAAATGACGGTTGATGAGATGCTGAAGGGAATTGCGATGGCTTCGGGCAACGACGCCTCTGTAGCGATGGCTGAGAAAATTGCAGGTTCTGAACAGGCTTTTGTCGAGATGATGAACGCCAAGGTGCAGCAGCTTGGACTCAAAGATACGCATTTTGCCAATTGTAACGGTTTACCCGTAGAAAATCACTATTCCTCTGCGCATGATATTGCGGTTATGAGCCGGGAACTGTTGAAATATCCGCACATTACGAAATATACGGGAGCCTATCAGGACTATTTGCGCAAATCCTCGGTCAAGCCCTTTTGGCTGGTGAATACGAATAAGCTTGTTCGCTTCTATACCGGAGCAGATGGTCTGAAAACGGGCTATACGTCAGAAGCAAAGTTCTGTCTTTCCGCTACGGCGAAGCGTGATGGCTTACGTGTCGTAGCTGTCGTACTTGGTGAGCCGAACACGAAGATACGCAATAATGAGGTTTCTTCCATGTTCGACTATGCATTTTCTCAATATACAATGAAATCCATATATAAGCCAGGCGAAAAGCTGGGCAGTGTAAAAGTTGAAAAAGGTGTATTGCCAGAGCTGGAAATTCAGGCTGACCGTTCTTACAGTGTGCTGGTGAAAAAAGGCGGCAACAAACAAACGCTGCGTCACGAGCTACAGTTGACCCCAAGCCTTAAAGCTCCTGTCCGGGTGGGTGACCCCGTTGGTAAGCTGGTCGTCTATCAGAATGGACAACGTCTTAAGGAGTTTAATATCACTTCGCCTGTGGCTATCGAGAAGGCCGGCTGGTGGAAATTGTTTAAACGTACCATGTCGAACCTATTTTCTTTGTAGATTTAACGGGGTTTTCTTCTAGTTTTGTCGGAGGGCAGGAATCGTCTGCGACTACGTAGAAATCCTTGTCCAAGACCGGGAGGAGAGTGAGTAAGCATGAACCTGCAAATTGAAATGGAGCATCACCGGGGAGTACTTATTGTAAGGCTGTCTGGTGAACTTGATCACCATACGTCGGATATGGTCCGTATGCAAATGGATGAGGCGATTCAGCGCCGGCAATGCGAGCATATCGTGCTCAGTCTGAAGAATCTTCAGTTTATGGATAGTTCCGGCCTTGGCGTTATCTTGGGACGATACAAACTGATCAAGCAAAAGGGCGGGAAAATGGCAGTCTGTGATGTCAATCCGCCGGTACATCGACTGCTGGATATGTCAGGCTTGTTTAAAATCATGCCCATTTATGACAACGAGGTAAATGCGCTCACGGAACTGGAGGTTGTGTCATGAGAGAAGGCACGGGGAACAATTTCATGAGCTTGCAGTTTGCCGCCAAATCGGAAAATGAAGCATTTGCCCGCGTGGCTGTGGCAGCCTTTATTTCCAGGCTTGATCCTACAATGGATGAGCTTAGCGATTTGAAGACCGTCGTGTCTGAAGCGGTGACAAACAGTATTATTCACGGCTATGACAGTGATCCGTCAGGTGTCGTAACGATTAAAGTCGGAATTGAAGCGGACGTGATCACGTTGGTCGTTGAGGACGCAGGACGGGGAATTGAGGATCTGGAGCTGGCCAAGCAGCCTCTCTATACGTCCAAGCCTGAATTGGAACGTTCTGGCATGGGCTTTACGATTATGGAAAATTTCATGGATGAGTTCGAAGCAGTCAGTGAGCCGGGCGGAGGCACGTCGGTCCGGATGAAGAAAAGGATTGAATCCAAGAAAGCTTTATATAATTAGGAGTTGATCCTATGGAAGCAGGAGGAAAAAAAACTTCGCACAGCTATTTGGAGGATACAGAAGTCAAGCGGCTTATCGCACTGAGTCAATCTGGTGATAATGATGCTCGTGAGACACTGGTCAATAGTAATATCCGGCTCGTCTGGTCTGTCGTGCAGCGCTTTATGAACCGGGGGTATGAACCTGACGATCTTTTTCAAATTGGTTGCATCGGATTGTTAAAATCGGTGGATAAATTCGATCTCAGCTACGAAGTCAAATTTTCAACATATGCAGTACCAATGATTATTGGTGAGATTCAACGCTTCCTTCGAGACGATGGTACACTCAAGGTTAGCCGTTCCTTGAAGGAAACAGCCAATAAGGTCCGCAAAATGAAGGACGAGCTGTCCAAACGGCTCAATCGCCTGCCTACAGTCAAGGAGGTTGCTGATGAGC
This window of the Paenibacillus polymyxa genome carries:
- a CDS encoding NUDIX domain-containing protein is translated as MNDQTNEQVNNPTSHALRKPYSNPALEEKTVSTQPIFEGKVITVQVDTVELPDGSTGKREIVKHPGAVAILALHEGKMLVVDQYRQAMGRCEVEIPAGKLERGEDPMEAAGRELREETGYTAKSLKLLHSFYTSPGFADEIIHLYVAEELERGEMEPDEDEFLELFEVTLEEAHTLIREGRISDAKTILAVYAWQLRQQTGSF
- a CDS encoding endonuclease Q family protein, which translates into the protein MDTNIIELNNYFADLHIHIGRTEKGAPVKISGSRDLTFANIAKEASGRKGIGLIGIIDCHAPNVQEDIRRYLHTGEMEEISGGGIAYRDTVILLGTELEIRAEGRPEAHVLAYFPDLAAMEDFTQWLTKHMKNVNLSSQRIYAPPRELQQQIYGRGGIMVPAHVFTPHKGIYGSSAARMEEMLDMEFISGVELGLSADSSMAGLISELDRFSFLTNSDAHSLGKIGREYNKLSLAKPSFDEFRMALERREGRRVCANYGLNPKLGKYHRSYCQSCGTIIDEQQMADERCPNCGHTKLVRGVLDRIWSIADREQPVIPSHRPPYIYQIPLEFIPGLGKAKLNQLLAAFGTEMNILHEVTQEELSGVVGKVLAEQIVLSREGRLALVSGGGGTYGKIAKS
- the spoIIM gene encoding stage II sporulation protein M, encoding MQWFRHTLKDQTSYYVFLAVLFLVGVVFGALMVNALSLEQLQDLSRYLKDFFVTVNQNKQGFADSQAASTFWDSVSLHLKWVGLIWVCGLSVIGLPGILVLNFLKGVLIGFSVGYMVGQYSWKGLLFSLVSVAPHNLLVIPILLVCSVAAMTFSIHMIKTKILATRPSDGMLRPLLSYAGLTAVMMVLLIGSASFETWVTPVMMQWVTPMLTASVTS
- a CDS encoding Fur family transcriptional regulator; amino-acid sequence: MEARIEKIKQQLQSQGYKLTPQREATVRVLLENEDDHLSAEDVFMLVKEKAPEIGLATVYRTLELLSELHVVEKINFGDGVARYDLRGDTTKHHHHHLICVQCGSVDEILEDWLGPLEERLEREYNFTVVDHRLDFHGICYRCKAKNDTTAQKSLGKTKKNKSQD
- a CDS encoding YqzK family protein, yielding MVLSLRRGLQWLRLLILFGVLACMFFYSLRLFTDWISPVDHYRIPEGHAVKVFGGQTVNDGSEQRVAVLERLRFFYWYGE
- the xerD gene encoding site-specific tyrosine recombinase XerD, which translates into the protein MKMYIQPFVQYMEEEKGLSRSTLEAYQRDVQQFTEFAESCGLEQPDNVQRSHLVLYLGRLKEQGKAAATISRSVASIRSFFHFLIREGIAIHDPSVLVELPKAAKKKPSVLTQDEIERLLAAPDVSAPQGGRDKAMLELLYATGIRVSELIALNVCDVRIDLRFVHCGGEAGKERVVPISREASQWAQAYLDEQRPALLRPGQGEEALAEQEALFLNVSGQRLSRQGFWKIIKKYAQEAGISKDITPHTLRHSFAVHMLEGGADLRSVQEMLGHADLSTTQVYAQTARRNMKEVYEMHHPHGGNRTSHESND
- a CDS encoding purine-nucleoside phosphorylase encodes the protein MSTANQATIQEAADYIRAKSGISPEIGLILGSGLGILADLIQDGVSIPYQDIPHFPVSTVEGHEGELLLGTIEGRAVVMMKGRFHMYEGYGPQLTAFPVRVMKQLGIQSLLVTNAAGGVNTSYKAGDLMVISDHLNLTGQNPLIGPNDAALGVRFPDMSEAYSRRLREIAKQTATQQGFSLQEGVYAGLLGPNYETPAEIVMLRTLGADAVGMSTVSEVIVARHAGIEVLGFSCITNMAAGILDQPLSHGEVMETAEKVREQFLKLVLAIIPQM
- a CDS encoding O-antigen ligase family protein, giving the protein MKHILTVAGLLAFSIPFACQGLSPRVITISLLILLFSYIMLLPSLKSLIAILADNPLLTLLMMYIAASCIWAEQEQTSSVLMVLKFIAFSTFGLYLVTHYTAQGCIRLLVVTLSILSILNLLAVVLVPSFAIHGGVEHTGLWKGISGHKNTLGTLSLLSFVSHVIYFFRGTRKALHIGFILLNALLLIKCQSTTSLVLTSSLFVFILFILLFKRIRSISLRGFFLSCSCLLVLLGLALTFTYGDAIASEFGKTTTLTGRTEIWLGIDGAIQSHYWFGHGYGSFWAARPSIYANGIRFDLTSSHSGFRDLWIDVGLIGLLATVILVVTTLFKIRIGKTDMYTWLTAAVFFLFIVLNNITDSRFLNSLAIYWIIFMVIVIKVQERHRLTVAEKANTATWSTRPLH
- a CDS encoding glycosyl hydrolase family 28-related protein, which codes for MADFTDRLKLNLSGTGKELTPQQLNDNFKAIEKEFMERSVNVSWFGAAGDGIQDDTAALQELINKTPDYSILHIPSGRYKITSTLQIRKQGMRIFGIHKGRYRQGKGVTSIEYYGTGPCFQIGDESLPSFSGFQNVQFHDLSIRYEGTDRATLNNPFSQSVKRGYYGKGTMGIQDWKGGGVVLDNVLIEHFETAFWGYESDVNLFKCTEINYNKIGIHLQNRSSQFTSIALFTLGNDTALDLNSSNGARFMASQHIKDGSSSDIPILINDFMNAEFLGCWFEGLSREHKMTVPSFIQIGATKETKNVALRDSILAIADKYDDTQSVCNYFVDVVIGKKVLVDEVGGYPRNLKQLICFSGSSSTQQVTLRSHLDFSYSNHRYDENHGTGQALLLVEKYSNNGIEHLNETFVKAYLGSRQNIPAGSWQKVRFNQINHDELTEFDGSNSRWRAKRAGKYRIQVYISTDPQVDGNRTRLALHLNDEQLTGSSAYAYLDDRVIGGLNYGALSGAMELRLEANSFIDIRVFSQNAVDILPGGGITYLTVSRI
- a CDS encoding D-alanyl-D-alanine carboxypeptidase family protein, which produces MKKKVVAFILACLVALTAVPVGGWAEESRPESKTKVGSAAELAPEALSAILMDADTGTVIYEKNSREKLPPASITKIMTMLLTMEAIHDGKLKLTDKVRASEYASSMGGSQIFLEPGEEMTVDEMLKGIAMASGNDASVAMAEKIAGSEQAFVEMMNAKVQQLGLKDTHFANCNGLPVENHYSSAHDIAVMSRELLKYPHITKYTGAYQDYLRKSSVKPFWLVNTNKLVRFYTGADGLKTGYTSEAKFCLSATAKRDGLRVVAVVLGEPNTKIRNNEVSSMFDYAFSQYTMKSIYKPGEKLGSVKVEKGVLPELEIQADRSYSVLVKKGGNKQTLRHELQLTPSLKAPVRVGDPVGKLVVYQNGQRLKEFNITSPVAIEKAGWWKLFKRTMSNLFSL
- the spoIIAA gene encoding anti-sigma F factor antagonist, giving the protein MNLQIEMEHHRGVLIVRLSGELDHHTSDMVRMQMDEAIQRRQCEHIVLSLKNLQFMDSSGLGVILGRYKLIKQKGGKMAVCDVNPPVHRLLDMSGLFKIMPIYDNEVNALTELEVVS
- the spoIIAB gene encoding anti-sigma F factor, translating into MREGTGNNFMSLQFAAKSENEAFARVAVAAFISRLDPTMDELSDLKTVVSEAVTNSIIHGYDSDPSGVVTIKVGIEADVITLVVEDAGRGIEDLELAKQPLYTSKPELERSGMGFTIMENFMDEFEAVSEPGGGTSVRMKKRIESKKALYN